One Pseudomonas sp. FP1742 genomic window carries:
- a CDS encoding DEAD/DEAH box helicase, producing MFSQFALHERLLKAVAELKFVEPTPVQAAAIPLALQGRDLRVTAQTGSGKTAAFVLPILNRLIGPAKVRVSIKTLILLPTRELAQQTIKEVERFAQFTFIKSGLITGGEDFKVQAAMLRKVPDILIGTPGRMIEQLNAGNLDLKEVEVLVLDEADRMLDMGFAEDVQRLVDECTNRQQTMLFSATTGGSGLREMIAKVLNNPEHLQLNAVSQLNETTRQQIITADHNQHKEQIVNWLLANETYQKAIVFTNTRAMADRIYGRLVAQEYKAFVLHGEKDQKDRKLAIDRLKQGGVKILVATDVAARGLDVDGLDLVINFDMPRSGDEYVHRIGRTGRAGNDGLAISLICHGDWNLMSSIERYLKQSFERRTIKEVKGTYGGPKKVKASGKAVGVKKKKVDAKGDKKKTGAKAPTKRKIANRPKTDALSLVSKDGMAPLKRRKPEAPAAE from the coding sequence GTGTTTTCCCAATTCGCCCTGCACGAACGTCTGCTCAAAGCCGTGGCCGAGCTTAAATTTGTCGAGCCAACGCCTGTGCAAGCAGCGGCTATTCCGCTGGCGCTCCAGGGGCGTGACCTGCGGGTGACAGCGCAAACCGGCAGCGGTAAAACCGCGGCCTTCGTTTTGCCGATCCTCAACCGCCTGATCGGCCCGGCCAAAGTCCGCGTCAGCATCAAGACCCTGATCCTGCTGCCGACCCGCGAGCTGGCCCAGCAGACCATCAAGGAAGTCGAGCGCTTCGCGCAGTTCACCTTCATCAAGTCCGGTTTGATCACCGGTGGTGAAGACTTCAAGGTCCAGGCCGCCATGCTGCGCAAGGTGCCGGACATCCTGATCGGTACGCCGGGCCGGATGATCGAGCAACTGAACGCCGGCAACCTCGACCTCAAGGAAGTCGAAGTGCTGGTGCTCGACGAAGCCGACCGCATGCTCGACATGGGCTTTGCCGAAGATGTGCAGCGTCTGGTGGACGAGTGCACCAACCGTCAGCAGACCATGCTGTTCTCCGCCACCACCGGCGGTTCGGGCCTGCGCGAGATGATCGCCAAGGTCCTGAACAACCCCGAGCACTTGCAGCTCAACGCGGTCAGCCAGTTGAACGAAACCACCCGTCAGCAGATCATCACCGCTGACCACAACCAGCACAAAGAACAGATCGTGAACTGGCTGCTGGCCAACGAGACCTACCAGAAGGCCATCGTGTTCACCAACACCCGGGCCATGGCCGACCGTATCTACGGCCGCCTGGTGGCGCAGGAATACAAAGCGTTCGTGCTGCACGGCGAGAAGGACCAGAAAGACCGCAAACTGGCCATCGACCGCCTGAAGCAGGGCGGGGTGAAAATCCTCGTCGCCACCGACGTCGCTGCCCGTGGCCTGGACGTGGACGGCCTGGACCTGGTGATCAACTTCGACATGCCGCGCAGCGGCGACGAATACGTTCACCGCATCGGTCGCACCGGCCGCGCCGGCAACGATGGCCTGGCCATCTCGCTGATCTGCCACGGCGACTGGAACCTGATGTCGAGCATCGAACGCTACCTCAAGCAGAGCTTCGAGCGCCGCACCATCAAGGAAGTCAAAGGCACCTACGGCGGACCGAAAAAGGTCAAGGCCTCGGGCAAAGCCGTTGGCGTGAAGAAGAAAAAGGTCGACGCCAAGGGCGACAAGAAGAAAACCGGCGCCAAGGCCCCAACCAAGCGCAAGATCGCCAACCGCCCGAAGACCGACGCCCTGTCGCTGGTCAGCAAGGACGGCATGGCGCCTTTGAAACGCCGCAAGCCGGAAGCGCCGGCGGCTGAATAA
- a CDS encoding hydrolase, protein MSNRELLNPTNSALILIDHQPQMAFGVQSIDRQTLKNNTVGLAKAAKIFNVPTIYTSVETESFSGFIWPELLAVHPEQKPIERTSMNSWEDKALVDAVKATGRKKLIIAALWTEVCLTFPALEALAEGYEVYIVTDASGGTTKEAHDMSVQRMIQAGAVPVTWQQVLLEYQRDWAHKDTYEAVMELVLEHSGAYGMGVDYAYTMVHKAPQRQVK, encoded by the coding sequence ATGTCTAACCGTGAATTGCTCAACCCAACCAACTCCGCCCTGATCCTGATCGACCACCAGCCGCAAATGGCGTTCGGCGTGCAGTCGATCGACCGTCAGACCCTGAAGAACAACACCGTGGGTCTGGCGAAGGCCGCGAAGATTTTCAACGTGCCGACGATCTACACCTCAGTTGAAACCGAAAGCTTCAGCGGCTTCATCTGGCCGGAGTTGCTGGCTGTTCACCCAGAGCAGAAGCCGATCGAGCGCACCTCGATGAACTCCTGGGAAGACAAGGCGCTGGTTGACGCGGTGAAAGCCACCGGCCGCAAGAAGCTGATCATTGCCGCGCTCTGGACTGAAGTCTGCCTGACCTTCCCGGCGCTGGAAGCCCTGGCTGAAGGCTACGAGGTGTACATCGTGACCGACGCGTCTGGCGGCACCACCAAAGAAGCTCACGACATGTCGGTGCAGCGGATGATTCAGGCAGGCGCGGTGCCGGTCACCTGGCAACAAGTGCTGCTGGAATACCAGCGTGACTGGGCACACAAAGACACTTACGAGGCGGTGATGGAACTGGTGCTGGAGCACAGCGGCGCGTATGGCATGGGCGTGGATTACGCCTACACCATGGTGCACAAGGCGCCGCAGCGTCAGGTCAAATAA
- a CDS encoding FMN-dependent NADH-azoreductase, whose translation MSRVLIIESSARQQDSVSRQLTQTFISQWKSAHPADQITVRDLAVSPVPHLDINLLGGWMKPAEQRNEIEQASLERSNQLTDELLAADVLVMAAPMYNFAIPSTLKAWLDHVLRAGVTFKYTETGPQGLLSGKRAYVLTARGGIYAGSTADHQEPYLRQVMGFIGIHDVTFIHAEGMNLGGDFQEKGLNQANAKLAQVA comes from the coding sequence ATGTCCCGCGTTCTGATCATCGAAAGCAGCGCCCGTCAGCAAGACTCGGTTTCCCGCCAGCTGACCCAGACCTTCATCAGCCAATGGAAATCCGCACACCCGGCTGACCAGATCACCGTCCGTGACCTGGCCGTCAGCCCGGTGCCGCACCTGGACATCAACCTGTTGGGCGGCTGGATGAAGCCTGCCGAGCAACGCAACGAGATCGAACAGGCCTCCCTGGAGCGCTCCAACCAGTTGACCGACGAACTGCTGGCCGCCGACGTACTGGTGATGGCAGCGCCCATGTACAACTTCGCCATTCCGAGCACCCTCAAAGCCTGGCTCGACCATGTGCTGCGTGCCGGCGTGACGTTCAAGTACACCGAAACCGGCCCGCAAGGTTTGCTCAGCGGCAAGCGCGCCTACGTGCTGACCGCTCGCGGCGGGATCTACGCCGGCAGCACTGCGGATCACCAGGAACCGTATCTGCGTCAGGTCATGGGCTTCATCGGCATCCACGACGTCACGTTCATTCACGCCGAAGGCATGAACCTGGGCGGTGACTTCCAGGAGAAAGGCTTGAACCAGGCCAACGCCAAACTGGCCCAGGTCGCCTGA
- a CDS encoding carboxylate/amino acid/amine transporter — protein MGYLLFVTLIQAFSFSLIGEYLAGHVDSYFAVLVRVLLAGLVFIPLTRWRQVEPAFMRGMLLIGALQFGVTYVCLYLSFRVLTVPEVLLFTILTPLHVTLIEDALNRRFNPWALIAALVAVAGAAVIRYDRINPDFFMGFLLLQLANFTYAAGQVLYKHLVARHPSDLPHYRRFGYFYLGALAVALPAFLLFGKQNFLPEAPLQWGVLFFLGLVSTALGLYWWNKGACLVNGGTLAVMNNLHVPVGLLINLLIWNQHEELGRLLLGGSVILAAVWISRLGVRQPVIAH, from the coding sequence ATGGGCTATCTACTTTTTGTCACACTGATCCAGGCGTTTTCCTTCAGCTTGATTGGCGAATACCTGGCTGGACATGTCGACAGTTACTTCGCGGTGCTGGTGCGGGTGCTGCTGGCGGGGCTGGTGTTCATTCCGCTGACGCGCTGGCGTCAGGTCGAACCGGCCTTCATGCGCGGCATGTTATTGATCGGCGCCTTGCAGTTCGGCGTGACCTACGTCTGTTTGTATTTGAGCTTCCGCGTGCTGACGGTACCGGAGGTGTTGCTGTTCACCATTCTCACGCCGCTGCACGTGACCCTGATCGAAGACGCGCTGAACCGGCGTTTCAATCCGTGGGCCTTGATCGCGGCATTGGTGGCGGTGGCGGGCGCGGCAGTGATTCGCTATGACCGGATCAACCCGGATTTCTTCATGGGCTTTTTGTTGTTGCAACTGGCCAACTTCACCTACGCCGCCGGGCAGGTGCTCTACAAACATCTGGTGGCTCGCCATCCGAGCGATCTGCCGCATTACCGGCGTTTCGGTTACTTCTACCTCGGTGCGTTGGCGGTGGCGTTGCCGGCGTTTCTGCTGTTCGGCAAACAGAACTTCCTGCCCGAAGCGCCGCTGCAATGGGGCGTGCTGTTCTTCCTCGGCCTAGTCTCGACCGCATTGGGGTTGTACTGGTGGAACAAGGGCGCGTGCCTGGTGAATGGCGGGACGCTGGCGGTGATGAATAATCTGCATGTGCCGGTGGGGTTGCTGATCAATTTGCTGATCTGGAATCAGCATGAAGAGTTGGGGCGGTTGTTGCTGGGTGGATCGGTCATTCTGGCGGCGGTGTGGATCAGCCGGTTGGGTGTACGCCAACCCGTCATTGCACACTAA
- a CDS encoding mechanosensitive ion channel family protein — protein MDIKQLWLNAQDLWGALDQHPLLHSTLALMLLLVVALVLGRVARYLILHATKILGRQPALHWINDFRHNKVFHRLAQMTPSLVIQFGLHLVPELSKTSLNFLGNVALAFTILFLVLAISALLNALLDIYARTEHARTRSIKGYVQLAKMVLFVFGAIIIVATLIDRSPLLLLSGLGAMSAVILLVYKDTLLSFVASVQLTSNDMLRVGDWIEMPQVGADGDVVDITLHTVKVQNFDKTIVSIPTWRLMSESFKNWRGMQQSGGRRIKRSLFIDASGVRFIRDDEEQKLSQVHLLTDYMSRKTAELKAWNEAQGNVAAMAANRRRMTNIGTFRAYALAYLKSHPEVQQNMTCMVRQMQTTAQGIPLEIYCFTRTTAWADYERIQGDIFDYLLAVLPEFGLSLYQQPSGGDLRAGLLPAMLGASHIPEPEKHIM, from the coding sequence ATGGATATCAAACAGCTCTGGCTCAACGCCCAAGACCTCTGGGGTGCCCTCGATCAGCACCCGCTCCTGCATTCCACGCTCGCGCTGATGCTGCTGCTGGTGGTGGCGCTGGTGCTCGGACGAGTGGCGCGCTACCTCATTCTTCACGCGACCAAAATACTCGGCCGCCAGCCGGCGCTGCACTGGATCAACGATTTTCGCCACAACAAGGTGTTTCATCGCCTGGCGCAAATGACGCCATCGTTGGTGATCCAGTTCGGCCTGCACCTGGTGCCGGAGTTGAGCAAGACCAGCCTGAACTTCCTCGGCAACGTGGCGCTGGCGTTCACCATTCTGTTTCTGGTGCTGGCCATCAGCGCGCTGCTCAATGCCCTGCTCGACATCTACGCCCGTACCGAACACGCCCGCACCCGCTCGATCAAGGGTTATGTGCAACTGGCGAAAATGGTGTTGTTCGTGTTTGGCGCGATCATCATCGTCGCCACGTTGATCGACCGTTCGCCGCTGTTGCTGCTGTCGGGTCTGGGCGCCATGTCGGCGGTGATTCTGTTGGTCTACAAGGACACCCTGCTGTCGTTCGTCGCCAGCGTGCAACTGACCAGCAACGACATGCTGCGGGTCGGCGACTGGATCGAGATGCCGCAAGTCGGTGCCGACGGTGACGTGGTGGACATCACCTTGCACACGGTCAAGGTGCAGAATTTCGACAAGACCATTGTGTCGATCCCGACCTGGCGCCTGATGTCCGAGTCGTTCAAGAACTGGCGTGGCATGCAACAGTCCGGCGGGCGACGGATCAAGCGCAGCCTGTTCATCGATGCCAGCGGCGTGCGGTTTATTCGCGATGATGAAGAGCAGAAACTGTCCCAGGTGCATTTGCTGACCGACTACATGAGCCGCAAGACAGCCGAGCTCAAGGCCTGGAACGAAGCCCAGGGCAACGTCGCGGCGATGGCGGCCAACCGTCGGCGGATGACCAACATCGGCACCTTCCGCGCCTATGCGCTGGCGTATCTGAAGAGTCACCCGGAGGTTCAGCAGAACATGACCTGCATGGTTCGTCAGATGCAGACGACGGCGCAGGGGATTCCGCTGGAAATCTATTGTTTCACCCGCACCACGGCGTGGGCGGATTACGAGCGGATTCAGGGGGATATTTTCGATTATCTGCTGGCGGTACTGCCAGAGTTCGGATTGAGTCTTTATCAGCAGCCGAGTGGCGGGGATTTAAGGGCCGGATTGCTTCCGGCCATGTTAGGCGCGAGCCACATTCCGGAGCCGGAAAAACACATCATGTAA
- a CDS encoding LysR family transcriptional regulator — protein MDRIECMRAFVVTVGENGFAAAARAMDVPRSKVSKQIQALEEAIGVQLLQRTTRSLHLTEAGAEYFEAAREVLSALDEAEQRARDGIGELRGVLRVNAPMSFGLHRLGRLIPLFHEQHPNIELQLVLSDQQVDPVRGGFDVTIRIASMPDSTMIARQLAPAPRIMVASPAYLARAGIPRTPQDLRAHQCLNYGYLQSGVSLQLCNGKETQRVNVSGPLHANNGDLLAQAAEAGMGIALLPDFIVEDALAAGRLVPVLCEWQAPAITINAVYPSSRRVPQKTRAFIEFLVAQLAPN, from the coding sequence GTGGATCGGATCGAATGCATGCGCGCCTTTGTCGTGACGGTTGGCGAGAACGGCTTCGCAGCTGCCGCTCGCGCGATGGACGTGCCGCGATCAAAGGTGAGTAAACAGATTCAGGCGTTGGAGGAAGCAATCGGCGTGCAATTGCTGCAGCGCACCACGCGCAGCCTGCACTTGACCGAGGCTGGCGCCGAGTATTTCGAGGCGGCGCGGGAGGTGTTGTCCGCGCTGGACGAGGCCGAGCAGCGCGCTCGAGACGGCATCGGCGAGCTACGTGGGGTGTTGCGGGTGAATGCGCCGATGTCGTTCGGCCTGCATCGCCTTGGACGGTTGATTCCGCTGTTCCATGAGCAGCATCCGAACATCGAGCTTCAACTGGTGCTCAGCGATCAACAGGTCGATCCAGTGCGTGGCGGCTTCGATGTGACGATTCGCATCGCCAGCATGCCAGACTCGACCATGATCGCCCGGCAACTGGCACCGGCACCGCGGATCATGGTGGCCTCCCCCGCCTATCTGGCGCGTGCAGGCATACCGCGGACCCCGCAAGACTTGCGCGCGCATCAATGCCTGAATTACGGGTATCTGCAAAGCGGCGTGAGCCTGCAGTTGTGCAATGGCAAGGAGACGCAACGGGTCAACGTTTCCGGCCCGTTGCACGCCAACAACGGCGACTTGCTCGCTCAGGCCGCCGAAGCCGGGATGGGCATCGCCCTGCTGCCTGATTTCATTGTGGAAGACGCGTTGGCGGCAGGCCGGCTGGTGCCGGTGCTGTGCGAGTGGCAGGCACCAGCGATTACCATCAACGCGGTTTACCCTTCCTCGCGTCGCGTACCGCAAAAGACCCGAGCGTTTATTGAGTTTCTGGTGGCGCAGTTGGCGCCGAATTAA